The Algoriphagus sanaruensis genome window below encodes:
- the hutG gene encoding formimidoylglutamase — protein sequence MNLHQNPSPYHWSGRKSDSIDYWHQVVQTQANLNLVKSSDRKVGILGYAGEEGVIRNQGRLGTLEGPAAIRKMLGSVAYHLPDNLPILDYGDIFTINQDLEASHQAISTITLNMLRSHHFPVLLGGGHDLAYAHGRGVQQYISEKGEKLGIINLDAHFDLRPLADGKAHSGSPFLQLAEEFPDNFHYLALGIQRAANPKSLFQTASKLNARYLVMEDFRLNNWEYIEEQIIWFLDSVNKVYLSIDLDGFSSAFAPGVSAPSPMGFNPQIAFKVFELIAKSKKLISLDVVELNPKFDQDNTTARLAARSIEYILRKVLG from the coding sequence ATGAACCTTCACCAAAATCCTTCCCCCTACCATTGGTCTGGACGTAAATCAGACTCAATTGACTATTGGCATCAAGTAGTCCAAACACAAGCTAATTTGAACTTAGTAAAGAGCTCAGACCGAAAAGTGGGGATTCTGGGATATGCCGGTGAAGAAGGAGTCATTCGAAATCAGGGTCGGTTGGGAACATTGGAAGGACCAGCAGCTATACGAAAGATGCTGGGATCGGTAGCCTATCACCTTCCAGACAATTTGCCGATTCTGGATTACGGAGATATTTTCACGATCAACCAAGACCTTGAAGCTTCTCATCAGGCTATTTCTACTATTACCTTGAATATGCTGAGAAGCCATCATTTCCCGGTACTATTAGGTGGTGGACATGACTTGGCATACGCTCATGGGCGGGGAGTTCAACAATACATTTCTGAAAAAGGTGAAAAACTCGGAATCATTAACCTAGATGCTCATTTTGATTTGCGTCCATTAGCTGATGGAAAGGCACATTCTGGTTCTCCGTTTTTGCAACTTGCCGAAGAATTCCCGGATAATTTCCATTACCTCGCCTTAGGTATTCAACGAGCAGCAAACCCAAAATCCCTTTTTCAAACTGCTTCAAAATTAAATGCGCGATACCTCGTCATGGAGGACTTTCGTCTCAATAATTGGGAATATATCGAGGAGCAAATAATATGGTTTTTGGACTCGGTAAATAAGGTTTACCTCAGCATCGATTTGGATGGATTTTCATCTGCATTTGCACCTGGTGTTTCCGCTCCTTCTCCGATGGGTTTCAATCCCCAAATAGCTTTTAAGGTTTTTGAATTGATCGCGAAAAGTAAAAAATTGATCAGCCTAGACGTCGTAGAACTGAATCCGAAATTTGATCAGGACAATACCACAGCTCGGCTTGCTGCTCGTTCTATAGAGTATATTTTGAGGAAAGTTTTGGGATAA
- a CDS encoding urocanate hydratase has translation MNFQDQIIQGIPSNLPPKKDRNPSFSHAPKRKDILSNEEKKLAIKNALRYFPSDWHATLAKEFLEELKEYGRIYMYRFMPDYEMFARPITEYPARSKQAAAIMLMIQNNLDPAVAQHPEELITYGGNGAVFQNWAQYLLTMKYLSEMNDEQTLHMYSGHPMGLFPSSLEAPRVIVTNGMMIPNYSKPDDWERFNALGVTQYGQMTAGSYMYIGPQGIVHGTTITVMNAFRKKLGSGQTSRGKLFLTAGLGGMSGAQPKAGNIAGCVTVCAEVNPAAARKRHAQGWVDELIEDLDQLVQRVKNAKEGEEVVSIAFLGNVVDVWERFDEENIFVELGSDQTSLHNPWAGGYYPVGLTFEEANQLMAENPIAFKEKVQESLRRQAAAINRHTAKGTYFFDYGNAFLLEASRAGADVFSPNGLDFKYPSYVQDILGPMCFDFGFGPFRWVCTSGNSEDLRKTDQLAATVLREIQKSAPQSIAQQLQDNIIWIEEAEKNNLVVGSQARILYADAEGRAKIATAFNQAIASGEISAPIVLGRDHHDVSGTDSPYRETSNIYDGSRFTADMAIHNVIGDSFRGATWVSIHNGGGVGWGEVINGGFGLVLDGSQDAERRLKSMLFYDVNNGISRRAWARNEGAMEAIQREMERNPRLKITVPNLVNEQVFDQIFNNL, from the coding sequence ATGAACTTTCAAGATCAAATCATACAAGGAATCCCTTCAAATCTTCCTCCAAAAAAAGACCGGAATCCCTCCTTTTCTCATGCTCCAAAACGCAAAGACATTCTTTCAAATGAGGAGAAAAAACTGGCAATAAAAAATGCATTACGATACTTTCCTTCGGATTGGCATGCAACATTAGCCAAGGAATTTTTAGAGGAACTCAAAGAATACGGCAGAATCTATATGTACAGATTTATGCCGGATTATGAAATGTTTGCACGTCCGATTACGGAGTACCCTGCTCGATCTAAACAGGCTGCGGCGATTATGCTCATGATTCAAAACAACCTTGATCCCGCAGTAGCTCAACACCCTGAAGAATTGATAACCTACGGAGGAAATGGAGCCGTGTTCCAAAACTGGGCCCAATATCTCCTTACCATGAAATACCTATCAGAAATGAACGATGAGCAAACCTTGCACATGTATTCCGGTCATCCGATGGGACTTTTTCCTTCCTCCCTGGAAGCCCCGAGAGTCATTGTAACAAATGGTATGATGATTCCAAACTATTCTAAACCAGATGATTGGGAGCGATTTAATGCACTTGGTGTAACGCAATATGGCCAAATGACCGCGGGATCCTACATGTACATCGGCCCTCAAGGAATTGTACATGGAACAACCATTACGGTCATGAATGCATTTCGGAAAAAATTGGGATCTGGGCAAACTTCCAGAGGTAAACTTTTTCTAACGGCAGGACTGGGAGGCATGAGCGGAGCACAGCCCAAGGCAGGCAATATCGCCGGCTGTGTAACGGTTTGCGCAGAAGTCAATCCTGCAGCTGCTAGAAAGCGTCATGCCCAAGGCTGGGTAGATGAATTGATCGAAGATTTGGACCAATTGGTGCAAAGAGTTAAAAATGCAAAGGAAGGGGAAGAAGTAGTTTCGATCGCTTTTTTAGGAAATGTGGTAGATGTCTGGGAGCGATTTGATGAAGAAAACATTTTTGTTGAACTCGGTTCAGACCAGACATCCCTTCATAATCCTTGGGCCGGTGGATACTATCCAGTAGGCCTTACATTCGAAGAAGCCAATCAACTTATGGCTGAAAATCCAATCGCCTTTAAAGAAAAAGTCCAGGAATCATTACGAAGACAAGCTGCAGCAATTAATCGACATACCGCCAAAGGAACTTACTTTTTTGATTATGGGAATGCCTTTTTGCTTGAGGCATCCCGAGCAGGTGCTGATGTTTTTTCTCCCAATGGACTAGATTTCAAATACCCAAGTTATGTGCAGGATATTTTAGGCCCTATGTGTTTTGATTTCGGATTCGGTCCATTCCGATGGGTTTGTACCTCTGGCAACTCAGAAGACCTTAGAAAAACGGATCAACTCGCAGCTACTGTTCTCAGGGAAATCCAAAAGTCAGCTCCCCAATCCATTGCACAGCAATTACAAGACAATATTATTTGGATAGAAGAAGCAGAGAAAAACAACTTAGTGGTGGGTTCACAGGCTAGAATCCTCTATGCCGATGCGGAAGGTCGGGCGAAAATTGCAACCGCCTTTAATCAAGCTATTGCATCTGGTGAAATATCTGCTCCAATTGTTTTAGGGAGAGATCATCATGATGTGAGTGGTACAGATTCCCCCTATCGGGAAACCAGCAATATTTACGATGGCAGCCGATTCACAGCTGATATGGCTATCCATAATGTAATTGGTGACAGCTTCAGAGGAGCTACTTGGGTTTCCATTCACAATGGAGGAGGTGTAGGTTGGGGAGAAGTAATCAACGGAGGATTCGGACTCGTTTTGGACGGCAGTCAAGATGCGGAGAGAAGGCTAAAATCCATGTTGTTTTATGATGTGAACAATGGGATTTCCCGTCGCGCATGGGCCAGAAATGAAGGGGCAATGGAAGCCATTCAGCGGGAAATGGAACGAAATCCAAGACTTAAAATCACTGTCCCAAATCTAGTAAATGAGCAGGTTTTTGATCAAATTTTTAATAACCTATAA
- the hutI gene encoding imidazolonepropionase, with translation MKKLKLIGPITQVVTLNGLPVKGPLKDDQLEIIEQAGILIDGPTILQVGNWEKLHRQFPKEEIIELAGEFVALPGLVDCHTHLCFGGSRAKDFAMRNSGKTYLEIAQSGGGIWDTVTQTRKLNQSELAQITAKNANRHLSEGVTTIEVKSGYGLSVDEELKMLRAIHEAKSLSQATIISTCLAAHINPKDFTGSNSEYLELISNELFPFLKKEKLSNRIDAFIEKSAFSSEEINSYFRKAMEMGFDLTVHADQFTTGGSKLAVAFGAQSADHLEASGEAEIENLAKSATIAVALPGASIGLGCSFTPARKLLDQGGALAIASDWNPGSAPMGDLLAQASILATFGKLGTAEVFAGITFRAAEALGLHDRGKLVAGQLADFILFPTSDYREILYQQGKMKPEEVWKKGSRVIGKLED, from the coding sequence ATGAAAAAGCTAAAATTAATCGGCCCGATTACCCAAGTAGTGACTTTGAACGGTCTACCTGTAAAAGGACCGCTAAAAGACGATCAATTAGAAATCATTGAACAAGCAGGAATTCTGATCGATGGACCAACAATTCTACAAGTAGGAAACTGGGAAAAACTTCATCGGCAATTTCCTAAGGAAGAAATTATTGAGTTGGCCGGTGAATTTGTAGCTCTCCCCGGGTTGGTGGATTGTCATACCCATCTTTGTTTTGGAGGAAGTCGGGCCAAGGATTTTGCGATGCGAAATTCGGGAAAAACCTACCTCGAAATCGCCCAATCTGGAGGCGGAATTTGGGATACGGTGACACAAACTCGGAAACTAAATCAATCCGAATTAGCTCAAATCACTGCCAAAAATGCCAATCGACACCTTTCTGAAGGAGTGACTACCATCGAGGTAAAAAGTGGATATGGGCTTTCAGTGGATGAAGAATTAAAAATGCTTAGGGCTATCCATGAAGCAAAGAGTCTCTCTCAAGCCACAATTATTTCCACATGTCTTGCTGCACATATTAATCCCAAGGATTTTACTGGTTCAAACTCCGAATACTTGGAGTTGATTTCCAATGAACTTTTCCCGTTTCTAAAAAAGGAAAAGCTTAGCAATCGGATAGATGCCTTCATCGAAAAAAGTGCTTTTTCATCTGAAGAAATCAATTCCTATTTCCGAAAGGCCATGGAAATGGGATTTGACCTCACTGTACACGCTGATCAATTTACGACCGGTGGTTCCAAGTTGGCCGTAGCATTCGGAGCTCAATCAGCAGACCATTTAGAAGCTTCAGGAGAAGCTGAAATTGAAAACTTGGCCAAGTCTGCAACTATTGCGGTAGCCCTGCCAGGCGCCTCCATTGGATTAGGTTGCTCTTTTACTCCCGCCCGAAAACTCCTTGACCAAGGGGGGGCTTTAGCAATTGCTTCTGATTGGAATCCTGGATCAGCTCCCATGGGTGATTTATTGGCTCAAGCATCGATTCTAGCCACCTTCGGAAAACTCGGCACAGCAGAAGTTTTCGCAGGAATAACCTTCCGAGCAGCCGAAGCCCTTGGATTGCATGATCGCGGAAAATTAGTTGCAGGTCAACTTGCAGATTTTATCCTTTTCCCTACTTCAGACTACCGAGAGATTCTGTATCAACAAGGGAAGATGAAGCCGGAAGAAGTGTGGAAGAAAGGAAGCCGAGTGATTGGAAAATTGGAAGATTGA